From a region of the bacterium genome:
- a CDS encoding GIY-YIG nuclease family protein has product MERCYVYMLFSLKDGRCYTSFTTNLKERLQQHACGEAKSTRTRLPLKLIHYEYFISKEDAEAREKFLKSGLGRKQIHQTLKQTLRDYEDLETPTGQ; this is encoded by the coding sequence ATGGAACGTTGTTACGTTTATATGCTCTTTTCGCTCAAAGATGGGCGCTGTTATACCAGCTTTACCACCAACCTTAAAGAACGGCTGCAACAACACGCCTGTGGCGAAGCAAAATCAACAAGAACAAGACTCCCGCTAAAGCTCATTCATTACGAATACTTTATTAGCAAAGAAGACGCTGAAGCGCGAGAGAAGTTTCTCAAAAGCGGTTTGGGACGAAAACAAATTCACCAAACGCTAAAACAAACTCTAAGAGACTACGAGGATTTGGAGACGCCAACAGGGCAGTGA